One window of the Pseudomonadota bacterium genome contains the following:
- a CDS encoding SDR family oxidoreductase produces the protein MKKIVILGATSAMATETARLFAQEGAELFLAARNQEKLTRLADDLRARGATAVHSATFEAHDLGSHQQVMERASSALGEIDAALIAYGELPNQKGCEESWDTAQRSLLTNFTSPIVFLTWLANYFEGRKAGNITVISSVAGDRGRQSNYIYGAAKGGLTTFLQGLRNRLAHHGVSVTTIKPGFVDTPMTADLKQGPLFASAASVGKRIHRAMQRGESVVYAPGFWRLIMLIILHIPECIFKKLKL, from the coding sequence ATGAAGAAGATAGTTATCCTTGGTGCTACATCAGCTATGGCAACTGAAACTGCACGCCTCTTTGCACAAGAGGGAGCAGAGCTATTCCTAGCGGCGCGAAATCAGGAGAAACTTACACGCCTTGCAGACGATCTAAGGGCACGTGGGGCAACAGCCGTGCACAGCGCTACCTTTGAGGCCCACGACCTCGGCTCCCATCAGCAAGTAATGGAACGTGCCAGTAGCGCGTTAGGTGAGATAGACGCCGCCCTGATAGCATACGGTGAGCTACCGAACCAAAAGGGGTGCGAAGAGAGCTGGGATACCGCACAGCGATCACTACTAACGAATTTTACAAGCCCGATAGTATTCCTGACCTGGTTGGCGAACTACTTTGAGGGCCGCAAAGCAGGTAACATCACCGTTATCTCCTCGGTAGCTGGAGATCGTGGTCGGCAGAGCAACTATATTTACGGTGCAGCAAAGGGGGGTCTGACCACCTTCCTGCAGGGGTTGCGTAATCGGCTTGCACATCACGGAGTTTCGGTTACTACAATTAAGCCCGGATTTGTCGATACACCTATGACGGCCGACTTAAAACAGGGGCCACTATTTGCTTCAGCAGCATCGGTCGGCAAACGGATTCACAGAGCTATGCAGCGCGGAGAATCGGTGGTTTATGCCCCCGGCTTCTGGCGACTTATTATGCTTATCATCTTGCATATCCCGGAATGCATCTTTAAGAAACTTAAGTTGTAG